In the genome of Anguilla anguilla isolate fAngAng1 chromosome 15, fAngAng1.pri, whole genome shotgun sequence, the window CAAGTTGAGCCTGTTTTTTCATGTTGTATTTAATTCTGCATATAGTGTGCATTAATGAAAGCTACAATGCCGCTTTCACTGTCTTAGCAGTGAAATACTGCAACACTCAACCCTTCATAAATACACATAGACTGCAGCCTCCATTAACCTGTGTTAAATGGTCTGTGCAGGACTGCTCAcgttaaatgagaaaaaaaaaaagctactcGGGCAGATTTCAGTTCTGACAGAAGCCGAACAATTAAACAGAGGCTCTCTcgagagaaacaaaaatgaagctCTCCTCATTCTTTTAGTCTTGCACcgaaaacacttaaaaaaaaaaaaatcatttaatatgTTGTAGCATGCAAAAAGTTTGTTTGAGTCATGTGACAGTGTTCTTATAGCAGAGGCTGCAGTGGAACGACAGGCTGGAGGGCTGAAATCATCactgggcggggcagtgggcggggcatCGGGAGGGGCAGCGGGTGGAAGGAGACACTGAAAGGCTGCAGGCTGGCGGGGGAAAAGAACAGACAGGGGCACATATCCGTCCCGAGGGGCAAACGGGTGAGGGGCAAGctgtgggggaggagcagaggagggggCTCTAGTACTCTGTGGTGGATGGTGATGGAGGCGGGCGATATGGGCGTGGGGGGGCGTGTGGGATACCGCAGGGGGGGAGGCCCTGAGGGGGAGATCCTGGGGAAGGCCTGTGGGTGCAGCACAAGCCTGCGTTTCTCAGGGCTGGAGGGGGGACGCCCCGTCGCAGGATTGGCAGGGGGGAAATACCTCCCAGCATTGGCCGTCTCTGAGCTCTCTGGGCTCCGCCTCCCCTCCTGACACGcacactctgattggctgctcaaACGTTGTGCGTCAAGCAGAAGTGATCTCTCACGGCTTGCACCCGTGTGGCTCGAGTTCTGCCGTGTGACTTCTTCAGGACCTTTCAgtcttttgtttctgtgttcacAGACTGGAGTCTcacccacttcctgttcaggCAACACAGAACCTCTATTTACTAGTAAATTTCCAGAACGTTCCTCAGGGTCCAACACCTTCTCAGAGTCCTGACAGAGTCTCAATCTTTTCCCCCTGCTCTTCAGTTCACAGCAGCCTCTCACACTGCCCTGAATGCAGTTTCTATTGGCTGACTTACCTGGCCTACCTGAACTACAGTTTGAGCACCTCTCCTGATGAAGGacacactcctcctcctccacgctCTGAGATCCCCGCTGTCTCTTTGTGGAGCAGCGTTGGTGTGAGATCTGGCTGTAGTGCCATGTGTCGGTGGTGCAGGATATCTCTGTGTCAAGCCCAGCACAGTCATTAGAGCCACACCCTGTGACCAGCGGCTGTTCCTGTGATGGGTGGTGCAGATTCCCCTCACAGCCCCCCACCGCTGCACCCAACTCTGCTTCACCCCTGCTGCAGCCATCTGCTTCCCGCCTCCAGCTCCATGCATCACAGCTGCTCTCAAGCTGATCTTCCGGAGTTCTGCTGCTCTCATGCTGATCTTCAGGAGTTCTGCTGCTGTTCTTATGCTGATCTTCAGGAGTTCTGCTGATGTTCTCAGGCTGATCTTCAGGAGTTCTGCTGATGTTCTCATGCTGATCTTCAGGAGATGTGCTGTTCTCATGCTGATCTTCAGGAGTTCTGCTGTTCTTATGCTGATCTTCAGCAGTTCTGCTGTTCTCATGTTGATCATCATTAGTTGTGCTGGTCTCACTCTGATTTTCAGGAGTTATGCTGCTGCTGTCATACTGATTTTGGAGAGAGGTGTTGCCTCTAAAATGCAGGAGGACTGGCTCCCAGCACTCTACCTGTTTCAGCAGCGTATCGGGTTCCTCAGCATTGCTCTCGTCTCTCCTGGCTGTATTCTTGTccgtccttctcctcctcctcctcctcctctttttgtGCCTTTTATGGTCTCTCCTTTCTCTGCCCCCCAGTTTCTCCACACCTCTCTTGCTGGTGGTGCCTTCTTTCCAGTCCTCCCcacacttcctcttcctgttcacTCTGAGAAAGCTTTTTGTGATGTAGCCATCGTGCCCCTCCATCTGCTCACCTGGATTCTGGTGGCTCTGAGAATTTTCCCAGTCTGGAATGTTCCATACAGGAGCTCTCAGAAGCTCTCCCTGGCTGTGGGAGGCGTGGTCTCTGTGCTTATTAGGGTGTAAAGTCTCTTCCTGGCTTGGGTGTTCCACACCTGTATCGGTAGTAGTGGGTACGAGCCgtgcctctctcactccacCCCCATGGTCCCCCGTCCCTGCTGGACTGCGCACAGCTCTGAAGTCGAAATGGAGAGGGTTGCAGCTGTACGACAGCGCGGGCTGTGTCCTGGTGTATGCCAGCATCTCCACAGGCCACTGGAGAACAGTACCGCCATCTTTACTCAGGACAGAGCAGAAAGCATGGCTGGGCTTCCTGAACTCACGACGGACATTTACCGCTAAGCTTTCCCCTTTTCCCACTGACTGTGCGGAGTCTACTCCTGAGGGAACATCAGTACCACCCGCTAAGTCCCCATCCCCATCTGTGGAACTTCTGAGCATTTCGGGGCAGGTACTTCCCACCTGGTCTGCCGTTCCCAGTGCACCTCTTTTCAAACGCTCCAGTGACTCTTCCATATCTAAAAGCAAACTTGTGCTCTTTAGGTGGAAAGGAAAGCTGGGTAATTTGGAGATACAGGGGACGAGCACATCCTCAGAATAAATTAGCAGAGCACGCAGGTCAGTAACCGCCACTGAAATGTCGCTGCTCACCATGCCATCAGGTGACCCCTGTGCACTGAGGTTCTcaggtgacccctgaccctgtgCACTGAGGCTCTcaggtgacccctgaccctgtgCACTGAGGTTCTcaggtgacccctgaccctgtgCACTGAGGCTCTcaggtgacccctgaccctgtgCACTTAGGCTCTCAGGTGACCCCTGACTCTGTGCACTGAGCCTGTCATGGGTGGGTTTCTCTGGCTGGGAGTCAGAGCTGCAAACATTCTCTCTGTAAACAGAGCTTGGTAAACTGGTTGGACTGGGTAAACTGATTGGACTGGTTGGAATGGGTAAACTGGTTGGAGTGGGTGAACTAGTTGGACTGTTTAGACTGGGTAAACTGGCCTTGGCAGGTGCTTCTCTAAGTCTCTGTCCACAGAACAGCCCAGCGGGTCTGTCTTCCGAACTCTCAGAGAACACGGCTGCTGAGGACTCCAACTTAAAGCACGCCCTCTTCCGAATGGAAAAGGAGAAGGCTATTTTCTCTCGGTACGCTTGGTTTTTGGCCCTGCTGGTATGGCACGAAGCCTGCCTGCTTTTGGCTGGCATACGGGCACTGGGGATATCATCCTGGGCAGCCGTGTCCAGTGGCGCGGCGGGGCGGgtcctgtctgtgttccctcCGTGGCCCGTTTCCCGTAAACTGCATTCGACTGCGACCGTGGTGGATTTGAACATGGGTCCACTGCCTGGGGCGCTataaaacacagagaacaaagaGCTAAAATCACTGTTCTATGACAGAATTACACACACAAGAGAGTAAGAGTCTCCGATGCAATATATCGCCTTTTCCTTTTatggaaaacacacagagcacagctctaaaatcactgttttatgacagaattacacacacaacagaatgAGAGTCGCTGATGCAATATATCGATCTTTCCATTTAtagagaacacagagagcaaAGCACTGAAATCACTGTTCTATGACAGCATTACTCACACAACTGAGTAAGAGTCTCTGATGCTATATTTCAGCTTTGCCCTTTAAAGAAGGACAAGTTTATGTTTTGTAATTGCGTGTCAAGCAGCATTATTTTACCTCAGATACAAAAATGCTCTCAGCACCCTGCCCAGCAGAACTGCTGTTTACCAAATAGACAAACACTTACTGTTAGCCATCCAGTGTAGATGCAATAAGCCCCTTTCTGTGAGTTTGATGGctttcttccctttctttttaatAGATTAGCGCTGGGTGGTTTCGCacaacattttgtttcacatgCAGCTTGTAATTGCGGCACAGTGACAGCAACTCAGACAGAATTAGCAACAAACTTCACGTGCAAAAAATCTTCTGTATTTTTCAATACGAAGCATAGGTCTATATCCGAAATATGCATTTGCACTTTCATGACTGAAATGATCAATATAATATCAAAGAGGCAAGTTATGGGTTGGCAGAAAGTGCCTACCGTACACAAAACTGAGAGATTGTCACATTAATGGGTGACAATTCATGTTTTCCTAAATGAGTTTTTTTAACTTAACTTGTCTAGAAACTAGAGGAAGGAACTCTTTACGCTtgacacatacatttatacGTATTGCTACACATAAAAAGCAATGCTGTAAGTGTCAGTTCTGTATCAGTACGGTCATGTTTAACATGTCTATGGTTGTGTTGTTGGGTAAGTGATGTACAGTATCAGTATAGTCATGTTTTAGCTTGTGTATGGTTGTATTGTTGCGTCAGTGATGTATCAGTACGGTCATGTTTTAGCATGTGCATGGTTGTATTGTTGTGTCAGTGATGTACCAGTACGGTAATCTTTTAGCATGTGTATGGTTGTGTAGTAGTGAACCACACCCACCATCGAATCTCCCTGCGCTGTTCTGCCAGGTGGTGTAAACGGCGAAGAGCTCTCTCCTGCTTCCTCTCATCCTTCCAGGATTTGGATGCAACGTTCCTCGCAAATTCCCgctgtttcaggtcttttaaccTCTGAGAAAACATAAGATCCCATCATACTCCCAATCAGAGTCTTATTATCATGTGAAATCACATAAAGGCTAGTATTTGAGTTAAGAGATAAAAGCAAAAATGCTAATGTGATATCAATTCATGTCATTAACATTTATTACTAACATGAATTAGATTTTACTACTCTTTTTTACATTAAAGTGTTctttaatgcaatgcaaaaaaatatcgGAAACTTAGCTGCCATGTTTTTCAATGGTTGCAGTTTTAATAATGCTGTATTAGCGTATAATACATAAAGAGTATTTTATGGTTAATTAATAGGACTTTTTTATGAAATACACCATAAGAATAATACAAGTAAGAGGAGGTTTTGATATGtaatgataatatattttataataattttgcaCCATTATTACAGCTTCCATAAGGGTGCTGTTTCATTATCTCTCAGTCAAGAACCAGGTATTTTTCAGATGAATACTAACCCAGCAGGCGGCGTAGAGaatgtgtaataatataatttgcCTGATACACAAAACTGAGGCTTTGTAGTAGTTCAGCATAAATACTTAGCATTTTAACTGGACCTCACAGCtgcatataaatgcaattaaagaGACATGTGCCCAGGGCTAGAATATTTAACTGGACCTCCGGGATCCAAACGCAGTCCAGCAAAGATGTTCCTGTGGTCCATTGATTATTGTGAAGAAAGAAAGTATTAATCAGATGTATAAAACATATTACTGTGCCCTGGTCTGCTTTGGTAGTGTCAATGTGAAGTTCCTACCACTAATGACAAAACAATGTTAGTCATGCAGTGATTTTGCATTGTGAATTTTTCTAGTTCTGGGCTCttcaaacacttttttaaaatggcgcACATGGGTTAAACATTTTCTCCTTGCACTCTACGATACTTTGACCGTATATGCTCTGTGtaactcacatgcacacattgtggCATAGTGCTGGGACTGGTCTCTGTGACATGTAGTAAAGAGACCAGATAAATTCAGGAAAGGTGATTGGCTGTCCACCTCTCCACAGAACACCACACAAGATGTGGGATTATGGGAAAAGGAACTAAAAGAGCAACATAAACGACCAAACCAAAACTCGCACAAATGGCACATGACGAACAGAGTCTATTCTCTGGACCTGAGCCCTGGGCCTTTTATGGCACCCGATAATTAGGCCATTGATATGAGCTGCCCTGATTGGCATTGGTATTGGTACAGGTTTTCTCCTGCCTGTGAGCTGGCtgatgctgtccatggtcctgcagttCACCCAGGCCACTGAAACACTTGAGGTGCTGAAGGGACAGCACACCAGatacaggagcagagagagagagagctgctatACATGCACTCGGTAAAAGCTTAATCCcatattaaatattctgtttaagtttaaaaatatgtatatattcagtATACATTTAATCATATATTATACCTTCTGTATAAGATTAATCGTATACAgcactggcacaaattatgaaaGCAGTGCTTTAAAGAAGAAGTTTAGTACTCTTAAAACTTTTTATGTTTCTTCAGTTGTTGTTTCTTGgagccattttcatctgtaaaaatgtatttgaaatagaTATCTTCTTGACCACATGTGGTAAGAATATTATATGACCATtagtaattttaaataaagtatgcaagaaatgtttttaaaaatattatccTCTTATGTAGACAAATACtagacaaagaaatacatgttcaaactAATTACAAAATTTCCAACAGTAAGATACACTGCTCTATTATATAggtatgaactaatacatataggaagatgtaatgattattatttgtttaacacaaatgctaattatttcaaTACTTTTGTTATATGtcattatatttattacatataacatttattatgccaaaaagatatattgttgcaaaatattgcattaatcatcaaaaTTAGTTCATAAATTCTGTGTTTCCATAACTTGTGCCAGTActttatatgtactgtacacatttaATGATATACTCTTTCTTTAtaactttaaccacatatatGCTCTGTATAAATTTTATCACATATAATGAGCCATATAAGTTTAATCATATATATGCTCCATACATGTTTAAATATAAGCTATGCTCTATATAGGTTTAATCACATATATGCTCTGTGTAAGTTTAATCATATATAGTCTATGCTCTGTATAAGTTTAATTATATATAGGATATGCTCtgtatacatttaattaaatataggctatgctCTGTATATGTTTAATCATATGTAGGCTATGCTCTGTATATGTTTAATCATATGTAGGCTATGCTCTGTATATGATTTATCATATGTAGGCTATGCTCTGTATACATTTAATCATATGTAGGCTATGTTTTTTATAGGTTCAatcatacagtactgtatatattccCTCAGGAGTACCAccaggtaaatggtaaatggactaaTATGTTGCTCTAATATGTTGATGAATACCAATCAATCATAAATGAAAAGCACGTTTACAGAACTTGTGATTAGCATAAGTTGACACCCCTAAAATACCATATAAGGAGCTTGGAATTCCATTGTAGAGATGGCCgagaaaagacaaacaaaaaaaaacttctctgaAGTGGACACTTAAGTGCTGTTAATGGAAGTACAAGcctaaaacatgttttattcagtAGTGTGAGCAGTGAAGTGTCAGGGCAAGACTGAAGCCTGGCGAGATATAGCTGTAAAGCCTGTGTCTGAAGTTCCGCATAACAGGCAAAACTAAAAGGGTTTGAGATGAAAGAGGAGGCAAAGAAGAAAATGTTGATTTCTAATAAATAAAGCTTCTAATAAAGCAAGGAGAGCCACGGCCATAAAGGCCTAAGCTATGACTTCTGCACATTTAGatcattggttttacgtgttcATGGAATTTATATTCAATTGTAATTCAGCTTTAGATCAATCAGGATTATGCAAATGAAGCATCACCTGTTTTAATGTTGAATCCAATTGTGATTTACAGCTGTGATAATATTCATTTGACTTTAATAAGTCATaattaaagataatttactcaaaacattttgctactcttttttaataaaaataaaagacatatGGATGGAATGGAACCgtgttttttccatttacacGCACAATACGAACAGTTTAGAGCACTCCTGAAATCCATTCAGATACTATGAACAAACTGAGACACgaaaattttaataaatctcACACTGTTCACGTAAATTCATTTACGAACGATTAACGAGCAAATTCGTTCGGCTCATGTTTGATAAAAGAGGCCccttgcatttaaaatggttgGGTTCTCAGTACAAATTAGCTCAAGCGGCTTGTAGAATTCAGAGTTAAAGTGTTGCCAGGTTTGTAGGCGTCTCCTCTAAATCCAGATTCCGGGTGCTGCAGGTAGGTTTAGGGTCTGGAGCTTTTGTGTGCAGGCAGATTGAGGCACTCTGTAATGAGCTGGCCCTTATCATCCATCCAGGCAGAACATGTGGCAGGCATCTGTTAGCTGTTACTGTATTCCAGCTCTAACTAAATGGACATTTAGCTATGAAGGGAAGTGCTGCAAGGTGGGCATGAATGTGAGAGAGCTGCCTGTAACTTACATGATTTGTCCGTACAAGCTAggatgattgtgtgtgtgtgtgtatgcgtgtgtgtgtgtgtgaatatgggtGAAGTGAATATTGCTTGATTTGGGaccaaagatttttttcttctaaacaAAGTATCTAATCAAGCAGGCCATGAATCACACAAATAAGACATAGTTTTGGTTTTACCATTGAtgtgtgtgtccagtttagTCATTTGGTAGGCAGTGTACTGCATAGTCAGAATGATGTCACTTTGATGCGGTTCTTTGAAAACTGCTCGATGCCTGTTTTCATTAAGCATTAAGCTGAAtaatggaaagagaaagaagcgTAAATGTTACCTGTTTGTGGGCGTGGTCGTATGAGTTGATGTGGTTGTCATACTGCTGATGCTTGTAGTATTGCTtgtcacacagctcacagtaGAAGTTGGTTGCTTTGACCACGGTCTTCTGTGTCTCTGCATAATCCTAAAAGCAAAACTGAATTAGACTAACCAAAACCAACCGGCAAGTAACCCACAAAATACTGTGATTtcccccaaaaataaacaaatgaaacaacatACTGTGATTtcccccaaaaataaacaagtgaaaCAACATACTGTGATTtcccccaaaaataaacaaatgaaacaacatACTGTGTTTCCCCCctgaaagaaacaaattaaatatctCATTTAGCTATACTGGTTTTGGCAAACATTCTTAAACAAATTCAACCTCCAAAAGGTCTCCCTCTGGGATgctcaatgaaataaaatgtaatttaattcagAGTAATCAATGtgaatatatttacaatataaattTAGACATGATGATTTTAAGAAGAAAAGAGCCCCTTTCGTCTCATTtttagtgatgtcacacatgGGTTTTTTCAGGGCTTGTCCTTCAAAAAgggtctttgtgacagtgtctctacTAATGGTGCTGAACTGTAATTGAACTGTGTCCTGCCTCTGGGCTTCCACAGGATGCACTTTGATTACATTACTGAGTCCATATAAGCCCAGGCCATGGTATTATACAGTACGTACCTGTTAATTACCACCAGTATCACCTTTTATTGCTGTCAGTTCCGCTGCCTGCTTTCCATTTTAGTTGAGAGTCGACAAATGACATCAccaccttttcatttttgaaagctATGTGTGATGCCCTGATTATGTATGACATAAAATGATGCTGTGACTCAACTGTCTTTAGAATTCTGAAATTCAAACGCATTGTGTACTCTACATAGAAATAAGAAGCAGTATATCTCAACAAAACatctgtaaaaacaaattttctaaAAGTTGGTCTGCGTACCAAAATACCAAAGTATCAAACTGCTGCAAAATAAACTGTACTTCACCAAAATGTTTCACAGCGAAACTTTCACAGATGTTTCATAGCAATTTACCCTGAAAATATCTATGTTGAGatattaaatgtgaatgtgaacaaTGTGAATTCTGAAACAGTTTTGTAAACTTGGCACCTTAATGGAAACAAACTGCCTCTAAAAAGCTTGTGGCAGCTGCTGATGCTTTGCATCTTGAAAACATTACTGATGAGACACAGCTGCTAGTAAGAAAGGAACCGATTTCCTTCTCACAATGGCATCTGCTATCTCTAATTCCTCTTCACTTAGCACTCCGTGAAACAAGGAGGCAGCATTACATTAGAACACACTTCTTTTGGAAATATGCAatgcaaaaatagaaaaaaacttTCAAGGAACAACGTTTGGCAGCTTGCCTCAGGCTTCTTTTGAAAGATTTCAGCTGGCAAATTTCAAGTTTACATAAAATTCACTGAAAGTTTGTGAACATCTTTAATTATCTAGAcatgaccccccacccccccaatacTGTGTATTCCGTCTGGATTGAAGGTTATTTCTTGAAACAAACTCTTAATCTGTCCGCTGTCTGTCAACTGCTGggatgtgtggcatgtgtgttGCCGGGTAACcacatgggggaggggggggggaatcatcCAGGGAGAAGGGGGGTCAGTACCACAGTGCACACATATCTAATTTGAATACTGTGTAATATGTGGCAACACAATAAGTCTGAAAAAATATCTGATCTCTAACATCATTGCACTGAAGTACTGTAatctgcataaaataaaaatatttgaattatgtaaataataaatgaaagcagCATGGGCTTAGCATTGATAAGTGTTTATGATGTAAAGCTTGTGTAGatacaaaacatttcataagTGCTTCACATGGAGTCATATGTTTACACTCCCCATGCAACCCCTCCATGTCAAAATGGCTTTGCTTAGTAGTcattaaatggaaaatggcTAACTAAAGAGATGTCATCCTTGCTGTGCAATATTATCAGCCACTAACACCCATGACgttaaggttttaaaaaaatgtaataaagtaTTTATAAATGGTAATCAGCCCTTGCAGAAAGCCCTTGGAAATAAAAGGTTGCAATGAATATGAGCTGACTGCTTATTTAAggtaaataatttcaaaagagTTAGAAGGAAAAGGCAGGTTTACTGCATTCACTTCAAAATCCTTTTTACAAAGTAAATAGGACCGATTACCTAAACAAGTTGGTGATCATTGAGTTTTTCAAGAAGAGGACTGTCGTCATGTAGGACAAGCATGCTAGCCAGTCAGAGAACAGAAAAACTGCAATGGAAAAATTCACTGACTGAAATGATCATAAAAAATCACTgactaaaattattattaaaacttttttaaaccTGCCGTCAGGTCTCTCCAGTTAATACACAACTTGTGCAGCTTAAGGTTTAGTTTTTGTGAAACATATGTATTGTTGATTAGACATGCAGaagcagggccggccctaggattttggtggcatGTCTGTcccggtggggagggggtgtgttgCTGGATTCTGTCGagcgcggtgggggggggggggggggggaaggggggtgctGTGAGACACTGTCGAGCAGGGGGGTGCTGTGAGATACTGTCCTAAACTCCTTCCTACATGACATTGTTATGAACTGatctgttgccattccattttcaatttataccgCTAGCCCCGCAATAGTTACGGTGAATAACGTAAACACGAAaatatttaccttagataaacattggatcgtgtggccccccctcgtggtcgtgtggccccccctagtGGTTGtagccctaaacaaccgcatagagcgtttatgccacagGCCGGCCCTGTGCAGAACAGTCAGTAACTTGCCTTTTTTATGTGAATGCTTTTGTTGAGCTATCTTACCGACACTGCCAGACTTGCTGATGAGTCAGTCTTGGTCTCCATCGTTTACTCGTGAAGTATTATGCCATTTAAGATGGTGGGCGGTAATCCAATTGCCGGGTTACAATCTTTATTTCTACAAGCAGAATTCAATCTTTGCAGGACCTAGCAGTTGGTGTCTGCTTGACGCTGATATTAAATGATGTGTGAGAAAGAACAGGAGTCAGAATGTACAGATAATAGCttgcagccataccaccatgcacctTGCTCCTGCTGGATAGCTGAAGCTAAGCTAGTGTGGGCTTggagacctcctgggaaaactaagttgctgctAGTAGTGGTGTTAGTGGGCCAGTGGGCAGTGTTTTCCATCAGATTGaacaatgccccagtgcagtgatggggacactgtgctgcaggagacaCTTTCTTTCATATTCCTTCAATTTGGCAGCAATTCCATCTGAATTCAGATGTAAGCTGGTGACTCTCAGGATTTGGACCTGTCCACACAGGGAACGGATGTTTATTTATAAGGATGACAAAATAGCTTCTTTCTTCACTGCATGCCGTGCAGTAAGTAGATTTAAAGGCGACTGATTTAAAGTTCACTTTTGTGGTGCAAAGATAGGTGGGGTGACTATTCTCCAATCACCTGAGAAGAAGAATTTTTGGACACCAACCCTCTCCGATGTCGCTGACACTGTGTCAGATGGCACCGACTTGCGAAATTAGCGTACCTGACAGAAATGAACAGTAATTTGCATGTCAGTTGGTCATTTTAAAAGGATGGCTCAGATTTGGACCAGCTGTGGTTCAGGTAATtatggcaaaataaatgtgaactACAGCCAAACGGCCTCAGAGGCTTCTGAGCCGCAGTTCTATGGGAATATTTAACTGCGCATCATAAAACATAATTTCTCTGTGTCTGACGAGAAGTATGGAGCTGAACtcctcaaattaattttaacacCTATTCACAATTATTCAGGTAGAAAAATGGTATTGGCTATTTCTTACAGTTAGGAGAATTAAATCTCCAAAGCTTTTGGTCTCAGTCTGTATGATATTTTGTTATAGATCCTGGTTTGTCCACTAGATGGTGTTGCTAGAGTTGTTCACTGAGTAGATAGAATGAGCTCTCTGCCTGTTTTCCAGGCAGTGAAGAATTTTACATGGAGAACAGTTTGGTTGGGCTGTCAGTTAGAAGGCTGGCAccaaatctttttatttatctttttaagtTTTGGGATTTCCCTAGAGCTATCCAGATATAATTAGGTCCAAGAAGTAAAATGCCTCTTTTGGTTGATATTACAAACATCCATTATTCTTTGATGCCGTCTTGCTCAAATCCAAGAACTGTCTCTTAATTCTGCGCCAGCCTGAAAGAGACTTTGAAGCCCAGTGTCAGGGGTCTTTCTTCGCTACATGCTCTGGTAAATTACCCTCCGATTGATCaggaaaaacaatcaaatgGCCTACAGCAAGAACAAGCCTCGGAAGAACTCTCAGAAATGGAATAGCTGAAAGATAAGAGCGAGCATATTGCAGAGAGGATTAAAGTCTCTAAAGTGATTTAATTATGCGGGATGACCTGAGAATTCTCAGCCTCCCTCACTTTGTGCTGCTCACTACAAAGATCAATTCCAGCGTCCATTAGGTCACCGGTCAAATTCACCCGTGCAGTGCAGCCTATTCAACATAAGTCCAAtccaaacactgcacacacatttcatttgtcTTATTAGGCCATTCACAACTAACAAATATGTGAGCTTTTTCAAAAAACACTATACAAAGAAATTGTCCGATTTTGATAAAACTCTTCAACCAACCTGATGTAAGCATTTTCAGAGATGAGATAGTTTTTGCATTTCATAAAGGTGACCATAAAATGCTGTTGATCCCAATTTACCCGTCGCGACATCTCTATATACAAAGTGTGCACAGACATTCTACACCCCAGCTGTGAGTGAAATCACACCCTATAAGATCACGACCCCAATAGATAATGTAGAAGGAGAATGTCCCAATAGCCCAATGCTTACTATTCCACACAAAAAGTTCCATCCAACAAAAAGTCACAC includes:
- the LOC118213596 gene encoding G patch domain-containing protein 8-like, with the translated sequence MRALSVSRSLALSLSLSFSLSLRLDRMHLCPWEPARSLARSLMACYYIVISSAHLSNGHFRNVKGVFRGPLGKNGNRNLDYAETQKTVVKATNFYCELCDKQYYKHQQYDNHINSYDHAHKQRLKDLKQREFARNVASKSWKDERKQERALRRLHHLAEQRREIRCAPGSGPMFKSTTVAVECSLRETGHGGNTDRTRPAAPLDTAAQDDIPSARMPAKSRQASCHTSRAKNQAYREKIAFSFSIRKRACFKLESSAAVFSESSEDRPAGLFCGQRLREAPAKASLPSLNSPTSSPTPTSLPIPTSPISLPSPTSLPSSVYRENVCSSDSQPEKPTHDRLSAQSQGSPESLSAQGQGSPESLSAQGQGSPENLSAQGQGSPESLSAQGQGSPENLSAQGSPDGMVSSDISVAVTDLRALLIYSEDVLVPCISKLPSFPFHLKSTSLLLDMEESLERLKRGALGTADQVGSTCPEMLRSSTDGDGDLAGGTDVPSGVDSAQSVGKGESLAVNVRREFRKPSHAFCSVLSKDGGTVLQWPVEMLAYTRTQPALSYSCNPLHFDFRAVRSPAGTGDHGGGVREARLVPTTTDTGVEHPSQEETLHPNKHRDHASHSQGELLRAPVWNIPDWENSQSHQNPGEQMEGHDGYITKSFLRVNRKRKCGEDWKEGTTSKRGVEKLGGRERRDHKRHKKRRRRRRRRTDKNTARRDESNAEEPDTLLKQVECWEPVLLHFRGNTSLQNQYDSSSITPENQSETSTTNDDQHENSRTAEDQHKNSRTPEDQHENSTSPEDQHENISRTPEDQPENISRTPEDQHKNSSRTPEDQHESSRTPEDQLESSCDAWSWRREADGCSRGEAELGAAVGGCEGNLHHPSQEQPLVTGCGSNDCAGLDTEISCTTDTWHYSQISHQRCSTKRQRGSQSVEEEECVLHQERCSNCSSGRPGKSANRNCIQGSVRGCCELKSRGKRLRLCQDSEKVLDPEERSGNLLVNRGSVLPEQEVGETPVCEHRNKRLKGPEEVTRQNSSHTGASRERSLLLDAQRLSSQSECACQEGRRSPESSETANAGRYFPPANPATGRPPSSPEKRRLVLHPQAFPRISPSGPPPLRYPTRPPTPISPASITIHHRVLEPPPLLLPHSLPLTRLPLGTDMCPCLFFSPASLQPFSVSFHPLPLPMPRPLPRPVMISALQPVVPLQPLL